A region from the uncultured Sunxiuqinia sp. genome encodes:
- a CDS encoding very short patch repair endonuclease, protein MDVHDPKTRSYNMSRIKGKDTKPEMMVRKYLFAKGFRYRLHVKGLPGKPDIVLPKYKTVIFVNGCFWHGHKGCRYFTLPKTNTEWWLNKIKDTQHRDKEKEIALNTAGWRVIIVWECELKPEQREATLHNLVSILNS, encoded by the coding sequence ATGGATGTGCACGACCCCAAGACACGGAGTTACAACATGAGCCGCATTAAGGGAAAAGATACCAAACCCGAAATGATGGTGAGAAAATACCTTTTTGCCAAAGGCTTTCGGTATCGGTTGCATGTAAAAGGCCTGCCCGGCAAGCCCGACATCGTACTTCCCAAATACAAAACCGTCATCTTTGTGAATGGCTGCTTCTGGCATGGTCACAAAGGTTGCCGCTACTTTACCCTCCCTAAAACCAATACTGAATGGTGGCTCAATAAAATTAAAGACACCCAACACCGCGACAAGGAAAAGGAAATAGCATTGAATACTGCCGGTTGGCGGGTGATTATTGTTTGGGAATGTGAGCTAAAACCTGAACAGCGGGAAGCAACGCTCCATAATTTAGTTTCAATACTAAATTCCTAA
- a CDS encoding glycosyltransferase N-terminal domain-containing protein: MDFLYHLGIRFYLLAVRASALFNEKARLLLNGQKATFPYLNEKLDHSKPIIWVHCASLGEFEQGRPLIEQIKKQQPNYQILLSFFSPSGYEIRKNYEQADYICYLPIDTPKNAIRFIQLVNPEKVFFIKYEFWYNYIRLLHQQNIPLYLVSAIFRKEQLFFKNGIGAKWYRKTLKKISHFFVQTEASAKLLAGVEIENYTITGDTRFDRVAEIASNSKTLPLIEKFKNQQKLIVAGSSWAPDEERLVEFLKQNHDTKIIFAPHEVKESNIKRLLELCPEKAIRYTQAGKQDLCNVRILIIDTIGILSSIYRYADVAYVGGGFGVGIHNTLEAAIYNIPVIFGPNYLKFQEAVNLRKVGAAFSINESGELIQILNQLLKDEKLRLEIAKQCQAFMSKNLGATQVVLEKVFNIF; encoded by the coding sequence ATGGATTTTCTGTATCATCTTGGTATTCGTTTTTATTTACTGGCCGTGAGGGCTTCGGCCTTGTTCAACGAAAAAGCCCGCCTGCTTCTTAATGGTCAAAAAGCGACTTTCCCGTACCTAAACGAAAAGCTCGATCACAGCAAGCCCATCATCTGGGTTCACTGTGCTTCGCTGGGTGAGTTTGAACAGGGGCGCCCACTAATTGAGCAAATCAAAAAACAGCAGCCCAACTATCAGATACTACTGAGCTTTTTTTCGCCCAGTGGATACGAAATAAGAAAGAATTATGAGCAGGCTGACTACATCTGCTACCTTCCGATAGACACCCCCAAAAATGCCATCAGGTTCATTCAGTTGGTGAATCCTGAAAAGGTATTCTTTATTAAATATGAATTTTGGTACAACTATATTCGGCTCCTCCACCAACAAAATATTCCGCTTTATTTGGTTTCGGCCATCTTTCGCAAAGAACAGCTTTTCTTTAAAAACGGTATCGGGGCGAAATGGTATCGGAAAACACTGAAAAAGATCAGTCATTTCTTTGTGCAAACCGAAGCCTCCGCAAAACTGCTTGCCGGTGTTGAGATAGAAAATTACACGATTACCGGAGATACCCGATTCGACCGGGTTGCCGAAATCGCATCGAACAGCAAAACGCTTCCACTAATCGAGAAATTCAAAAACCAACAAAAACTAATTGTTGCCGGGAGCAGCTGGGCACCCGACGAAGAGCGCCTGGTTGAATTCCTCAAACAAAACCACGACACAAAAATTATTTTTGCCCCCCACGAAGTCAAAGAAAGCAACATCAAAAGATTATTGGAGTTGTGCCCCGAAAAAGCTATCCGTTACACACAAGCCGGTAAACAGGACCTGTGTAACGTGCGCATTCTAATAATCGATACTATTGGGATACTGTCCAGCATTTATCGGTATGCAGACGTTGCTTACGTTGGAGGAGGGTTTGGAGTAGGCATTCACAATACGCTTGAGGCTGCCATTTACAATATCCCTGTCATTTTTGGGCCCAATTACCTGAAATTTCAGGAAGCCGTCAACCTGAGGAAGGTTGGAGCAGCATTCTCAATAAATGAATCGGGCGAGCTGATCCAGATTTTAAATCAACTGCTAAAAGATGAAAAATTGCGTCTGGAAATTGCAAAACAGTGCCAAGCGTTTATGAGTAAAAACCTGGGAGCGACACAAGTGGTTCTGGAAAAAGTTTTCAACATATTTTAA
- a CDS encoding helix-turn-helix transcriptional regulator — protein MDIQKNFGLRVKELRLRKGISQEALALKAGIDRTYMTSVENGKRNVAIQNICKIIQALDITFADFFTSDLFEIK, from the coding sequence ATGGATATTCAAAAAAATTTTGGGCTAAGAGTCAAGGAATTGAGACTTAGAAAGGGAATTAGCCAAGAAGCTTTAGCGCTTAAAGCAGGTATTGATAGAACCTATATGACAAGTGTTGAAAATGGCAAACGAAATGTTGCCATCCAAAACATTTGTAAGATTATACAAGCTCTTGATATCACTTTCGCAGATTTTTTCACTTCAGATTTATTCGAAATAAAATGA
- the dcm gene encoding DNA (cytosine-5-)-methyltransferase: MIKYSTIRKKLELEKKKELDDSLAGFTHFLHSPQSYSKGDYYKPFESQLNGSSSKILKEPEQQLSLIWDIPFPPPKEPKFTFIDLFAGIGGIRMAYQNEGGKCVFSSEYNKFAKVTYEANFGEVPFGDITKIDEKFIPEHDVLLAGFPCQPFSIAGVSKKNSLGRNHGFLDETQGTLFFDIARILQEKKPKAFMLENVKNLISHDKGNTFNVIKRTLEQLNYSIHYRVLDGKHFVPQHRERIIIVGFLKDIFRGEENFSFPQMPDPTATVREILDGDIDPKYTLSDKLWNYLKGYAAKHKAQGNGFGYGMANLDGISRTMSARYYKDGAEILIPQNGSNPRRLTPRECARLQGFSDKFVIPVSDNQAYRQFGNSVVTTMIQAVAKQIVKILEYE, from the coding sequence ATGATAAAATATTCTACAATCCGGAAGAAGTTAGAACTTGAAAAGAAAAAGGAGCTTGACGATAGTCTTGCCGGATTTACTCACTTTCTTCATAGCCCACAATCGTATAGCAAAGGGGATTATTATAAGCCTTTTGAGTCGCAATTAAATGGTTCAAGTAGTAAGATATTGAAAGAACCGGAGCAGCAATTATCCTTGATTTGGGATATTCCTTTTCCCCCGCCCAAAGAACCAAAATTTACATTCATTGATTTGTTTGCGGGAATTGGCGGCATCAGAATGGCCTATCAGAATGAAGGAGGGAAATGTGTCTTCTCATCTGAATATAACAAATTTGCAAAAGTTACTTATGAGGCAAACTTTGGCGAGGTTCCTTTTGGTGATATTACGAAAATAGATGAAAAGTTTATACCTGAACATGACGTACTTTTAGCAGGATTCCCTTGTCAGCCATTTTCAATTGCAGGAGTGTCGAAAAAGAATAGTTTAGGGCGGAATCACGGTTTTTTAGATGAAACACAAGGAACTCTATTTTTTGATATCGCAAGGATTTTACAAGAGAAGAAACCTAAAGCTTTTATGCTTGAGAATGTGAAGAATCTAATTTCTCATGATAAAGGAAATACATTTAATGTAATAAAAAGAACCTTGGAACAGCTGAATTATTCTATTCACTATAGGGTTTTGGACGGAAAACATTTTGTACCACAGCACCGGGAACGAATTATCATTGTTGGTTTTTTGAAGGATATATTTAGAGGAGAGGAAAATTTTAGTTTCCCTCAAATGCCGGATCCAACTGCAACCGTTCGAGAAATCTTGGATGGAGATATTGACCCCAAATATACTCTTTCAGACAAACTATGGAATTACTTGAAAGGCTATGCAGCCAAGCATAAAGCGCAGGGAAATGGTTTTGGATATGGTATGGCAAACCTTGATGGGATTAGTAGAACTATGAGTGCTAGGTATTATAAAGACGGAGCTGAGATTCTAATTCCTCAAAATGGTTCTAATCCACGACGCTTGACTCCTCGCGAATGCGCCAGATTACAGGGGTTTTCTGATAAATTTGTGATTCCGGTTTCTGATAATCAAGCATACCGACAATTTGGAAATTCTGTCGTAACAACAATGATCCAGGCCGTTGCAAAACAAATTGTTAAAATTTTAGAATATGAGTAG
- the rnhA gene encoding ribonuclease HI has translation MTNSPRVTIYTDGAARGNPGPGGYGVVMLAGQHRKEISEGFELTTNNRMELLAVIVALEALKFSNCQVTIYSDSKYVVDAVEKKWLWSWVKKRFKGKKNVDLWTRFLKVYQLHQVSFKWVKGHANIPENERCDELAVEASFEPNLKKDVGYLQSQA, from the coding sequence ATGACAAACTCACCACGCGTTACAATATACACTGATGGTGCGGCCAGGGGTAATCCCGGACCGGGCGGTTACGGAGTTGTGATGCTGGCCGGACAGCATCGCAAAGAAATTTCGGAAGGCTTTGAACTGACAACCAATAACCGGATGGAGCTACTAGCCGTAATTGTAGCGCTGGAAGCTTTGAAGTTTTCCAATTGCCAGGTGACCATTTACTCCGACTCGAAATATGTGGTGGATGCAGTTGAAAAAAAATGGCTGTGGAGCTGGGTGAAAAAGCGTTTCAAAGGCAAGAAGAATGTCGATTTGTGGACTCGTTTCCTGAAAGTTTATCAACTACACCAAGTCAGCTTTAAGTGGGTGAAGGGGCATGCCAATATCCCTGAAAACGAACGGTGCGACGAACTTGCCGTTGAAGCCTCGTTTGAGCCAAACCTGAAAAAAGATGTTGGGTATCTGCAAAGTCAAGCATAA
- a CDS encoding S46 family peptidase encodes MKRINVVLLGLGLLFQHAAIADEGMWLPSLIQKLNIGDMHKLGLELSAEDIYSINKSSLKDAVVALDHGSCTGEIISSEGLLLTNHHCGFGEIQEHSSVEHDYLRDGFWAKTKEEELPNPGKTASFLVRVEDVTDSVLVNVTDDMDFDERNAKIQKNSFAIEKDAIDDTHYDAKVQALFKGNRYYLFVYETFRDIRLVGAPPKSIGKFGGDTDNWMWPRHTGDFSMFRVYCGPDGKPANYSEDNIPYQPKNHLKISLKGYKEGDFAMVMGYPGSTNRYKSSFGVQYTMNGTNQARIDARGKKLEILNGYMNTSQKANIQYASKYARSSNYYKYSIGQNKGLKALHVIENKQAIEKEFTNWVNANEERKEKYGKALDLIEESYKDTRDEKAYEYLVETMVRGPEIFFFSYGAKGLYQALKSDNTDRIQASIKQIRSELGEFYKDYDAKTDEKITAKLLKVYENNVIAAYRPPFLDKIHSKYKGDYQEFTSDMFDKTIFADRSELEEFLDNPKLKTLKKDKAFQASLEVFDIMSIIGAKMNMTTDDLLTGRRLFVAGLMEMYKDKKFYPDANSTMRLSYGTVGDYVPRDGVQYSYYTTLKGYIEKEIPGDHEFDVPEKLKELYYAEDYGRYADEDGTLHTCFITNNDITGGNSGSPVMNARGELIGVAFDGNWEAMSGDLAFEPELQKCINVDIRFVLWTIDKFAGATNLIEEMTIIQ; translated from the coding sequence ATGAAGAGGATTAATGTAGTACTTCTTGGTCTTGGCCTGCTTTTTCAGCATGCAGCAATAGCCGACGAAGGGATGTGGTTGCCATCGCTTATTCAGAAACTGAACATTGGCGATATGCACAAGTTGGGATTGGAATTAAGCGCTGAAGATATTTATTCAATCAATAAATCAAGTTTAAAAGATGCCGTAGTTGCCTTGGATCATGGTTCCTGCACCGGGGAGATTATCTCGTCTGAGGGGCTGTTACTGACCAATCATCATTGCGGATTTGGGGAAATTCAGGAGCACAGCTCGGTTGAGCACGATTACCTGCGCGATGGCTTTTGGGCAAAAACAAAGGAAGAAGAGCTACCCAACCCGGGAAAAACAGCTTCTTTTTTAGTTCGGGTTGAAGATGTAACTGATTCGGTTCTTGTTAATGTAACCGACGATATGGACTTTGATGAGCGCAATGCAAAAATCCAAAAGAATTCGTTCGCCATTGAGAAGGATGCCATTGACGACACCCACTATGATGCAAAAGTTCAGGCGCTGTTTAAAGGAAACCGGTACTATTTATTTGTTTACGAAACTTTTCGAGACATCCGCCTGGTAGGAGCTCCACCAAAATCAATCGGCAAATTTGGTGGTGACACCGACAACTGGATGTGGCCTCGTCACACGGGCGACTTCAGCATGTTTAGAGTATACTGCGGACCGGATGGAAAGCCGGCCAACTATTCGGAAGATAATATTCCCTATCAACCCAAAAACCACTTGAAAATTTCATTGAAAGGATATAAAGAAGGCGATTTTGCCATGGTGATGGGCTACCCGGGAAGCACCAACCGTTACAAATCTTCATTTGGTGTTCAATACACCATGAATGGAACCAACCAGGCTCGCATTGATGCCCGTGGCAAAAAGCTGGAAATATTGAATGGTTACATGAACACCAGTCAGAAAGCAAATATTCAATATGCATCCAAATATGCCCGCAGCTCGAACTACTATAAATACAGCATTGGGCAAAACAAAGGCTTGAAAGCCTTGCATGTTATTGAAAATAAACAGGCGATTGAAAAAGAATTCACAAACTGGGTGAATGCCAACGAAGAGCGTAAGGAAAAATACGGCAAAGCCCTGGATTTGATTGAAGAAAGCTACAAAGATACACGAGACGAAAAAGCCTATGAATACCTGGTGGAAACTATGGTTCGAGGTCCGGAGATCTTTTTCTTCAGCTATGGAGCCAAAGGGCTTTACCAAGCCCTTAAAAGTGATAACACAGACCGGATTCAAGCAAGCATAAAGCAAATCCGCTCGGAGCTCGGTGAGTTCTACAAGGATTATGATGCCAAAACCGATGAGAAAATTACGGCTAAATTACTGAAGGTATACGAAAACAATGTGATTGCGGCATACCGACCTCCGTTCCTCGATAAAATTCATTCGAAATATAAAGGCGATTATCAGGAATTTACTTCTGATATGTTCGATAAAACTATTTTTGCCGACCGAAGTGAACTGGAAGAATTTTTGGACAACCCGAAGCTCAAGACATTGAAAAAAGACAAGGCTTTTCAGGCTTCGCTGGAAGTGTTTGACATCATGTCCATCATCGGGGCAAAGATGAACATGACCACAGATGACCTGTTGACTGGAAGACGCTTGTTTGTTGCCGGATTGATGGAGATGTACAAGGACAAAAAGTTTTACCCGGATGCCAATTCAACCATGCGTTTAAGCTATGGAACCGTTGGCGATTATGTTCCTCGCGACGGAGTTCAATACAGTTACTATACCACATTGAAGGGGTATATTGAAAAGGAAATCCCGGGTGATCATGAGTTCGATGTTCCCGAGAAGTTAAAAGAGCTGTACTATGCTGAGGATTATGGACGCTATGCCGATGAGGATGGGACACTACATACCTGCTTTATTACGAACAACGACATCACCGGAGGTAACTCAGGAAGCCCGGTGATGAATGCCCGCGGAGAGTTGATTGGAGTCGCCTTTGATGGAAACTGGGAAGCCATGAGTGGCGACCTGGCTTTTGAGCCGGAGCTCCAGAAGTGTATTAATGTTGACATTCGCTTTGTTCTTTGGACAATCGACAAGTTTGCCGGTGCCACCAATCTGATCGAAGAAATGACCATCATTCAATAA
- the gltX gene encoding glutamate--tRNA ligase, translating to MNAKKVRVRFAPSPTGPLHMGGVRTALFNYLFAKTHGGDFLLRIEDTDQTRYVPGAEDYILEALQWSGLNPVEGPGIGGEFGPYRQSERKAMYRQYAEQLIESGHAYYAFDTPEELNLLRTAAEAKKDVFSYDLHTRGQLNNSLTLSTDEVQQKLASGEPYIVRFKMPENTDVIERDLIRGEVKFNTNQLDDKVLFKADGMPTYHLANVVDDHLMQITHVIRGEEWLPSMPLHILLYEAFGWGENRPQFAHLPLILKPTGKGKLSKRDGDKMGFPVFPLQWTDPKSGDVARGYREDGYFPEAFVNLLALLGWNAGTEQEFFSMDELIQEFSLERVVKAGARFDPEKAKWFNRHYFQQKEDAELAEAFKPILKEKGVDVPNKTILKVVGLVKERCEFIADLWEQGDYFFVAPESYDEKTVKKKWKADTPEKLQEIIQLFKGVDVWEAASIKEQFSNFMNDKGWGFGMVMVPVRLALVGASAGADLFDICEVIGQNETIQRIERAIQTL from the coding sequence ATGAATGCCAAAAAAGTAAGGGTGCGCTTTGCCCCAAGTCCAACCGGCCCCCTTCATATGGGAGGTGTCCGAACTGCTTTATTTAATTATTTATTTGCGAAAACGCATGGTGGCGATTTTTTGCTGCGGATTGAAGATACCGATCAAACCCGCTATGTGCCGGGAGCCGAAGATTATATTTTAGAAGCCCTGCAATGGAGTGGGTTAAATCCGGTTGAAGGCCCGGGAATTGGAGGCGAGTTTGGCCCCTATCGGCAGAGTGAGCGAAAAGCGATGTACCGTCAATATGCAGAGCAATTGATAGAAAGCGGGCATGCCTACTATGCCTTTGATACGCCGGAAGAGTTGAACCTATTGCGGACGGCAGCCGAGGCTAAAAAGGACGTTTTTTCGTACGACTTGCATACGCGCGGCCAGCTGAACAATTCCTTAACGTTATCAACCGATGAAGTACAGCAAAAACTTGCTTCGGGAGAACCGTACATCGTTCGGTTTAAAATGCCCGAAAATACAGATGTTATTGAAAGAGACCTGATTCGCGGAGAGGTGAAATTCAACACCAATCAGCTGGACGATAAAGTATTGTTTAAAGCCGATGGCATGCCGACTTATCATTTGGCTAATGTAGTCGACGATCATTTGATGCAGATTACTCATGTGATTCGCGGTGAAGAATGGCTACCTTCAATGCCCCTGCATATTTTGCTGTACGAAGCATTTGGCTGGGGCGAAAACCGCCCGCAGTTTGCACACTTACCATTAATTCTGAAACCTACCGGAAAAGGGAAACTGAGCAAGCGCGATGGCGACAAGATGGGTTTTCCGGTATTTCCTTTGCAATGGACCGATCCAAAGTCGGGTGATGTTGCACGTGGTTACCGCGAGGATGGCTATTTCCCTGAGGCCTTTGTGAATTTGCTGGCCTTGCTGGGTTGGAATGCCGGAACAGAGCAGGAATTTTTCAGCATGGATGAGTTGATTCAGGAATTTAGCCTGGAGCGAGTGGTGAAAGCCGGTGCTCGTTTTGATCCGGAGAAAGCCAAATGGTTCAACCGCCATTATTTTCAGCAAAAAGAGGATGCAGAATTGGCTGAAGCATTCAAGCCTATATTGAAAGAAAAAGGCGTTGACGTGCCCAATAAGACTATTTTAAAAGTGGTTGGTTTGGTGAAAGAGCGTTGCGAATTTATTGCCGACTTGTGGGAGCAGGGAGACTACTTTTTTGTAGCTCCGGAAAGCTATGACGAGAAAACGGTAAAGAAAAAATGGAAAGCCGACACGCCCGAGAAGTTGCAGGAAATTATTCAGCTATTTAAAGGGGTTGACGTATGGGAAGCCGCTTCAATTAAAGAGCAGTTCTCTAACTTTATGAACGATAAAGGCTGGGGATTTGGCATGGTAATGGTGCCTGTTCGGTTGGCCTTAGTGGGCGCCAGTGCCGGAGCAGACCTGTTTGATATTTGCGAAGTTATTGGACAAAACGAAACCATTCAGCGAATTGAGCGAGCTATTCAAACGCTCTGA
- a CDS encoding acyl-CoA thioesterase, producing the protein MDYSYELQLKVRDYECDLQGIVNNAVYQNYLEHTRHEFIEQAGLSFAKLHEDGIDAIVIRIEIDYKFPLRSGDEFVCRLKLSREGNLKFVFWQDIYRLPDEKLIVKGKVTTATVNNRTARPVAPTQLVEALEKYMP; encoded by the coding sequence ATGGATTACAGTTACGAATTACAGTTAAAAGTGCGCGACTACGAGTGCGATTTGCAAGGCATTGTCAATAATGCGGTATACCAGAATTACCTGGAACATACCCGTCACGAGTTTATCGAACAGGCTGGGCTGAGCTTTGCGAAACTGCACGAGGATGGGATTGATGCCATTGTCATCCGCATTGAGATTGACTACAAATTTCCGTTGCGGAGTGGCGATGAATTTGTGTGCCGGCTGAAGCTGTCCCGCGAAGGAAACCTAAAGTTTGTCTTTTGGCAAGACATTTACCGGCTGCCCGACGAAAAGCTCATCGTGAAAGGCAAGGTGACCACCGCCACCGTGAACAACCGCACCGCCCGCCCCGTTGCGCCCACCCAACTGGTGGAAGCACTGGAAAAGTACATGCCCTGA
- a CDS encoding adenosylcobalamin-dependent ribonucleoside-diphosphate reductase, which translates to MAFKNVAVEPKTGKKIFSQEEAYQATLNYFNGDDLAARVWINKYALKDSFGNIYEKNPDEMHMRLAKEIARIEKKYENPMSEKQVYELLKDFKHIVPQGGPMTGIGNDYQIASLSNCFVVGNEGDSDSYGGILKIDQEQVQLMKRRGGVGHDLSHIRPKGSPVKNSALTSTGIVPFMERYSNSTREVAQDGRRGALMLSVSVKHPDSESFIDAKLEQGKVTGANVSVKIHDDFMQSIESGELYSQQYPIESENPVFVKETNANQIWKKIVHNAWKSAEPGILFWDTITRESVPDCYADLGYKTVSTNPCGEIPLCPYDSCRLLAINLYSYVENPFTSEAKFNFEKFKEHVGYAQRMMDDIIDLELEKIDGIIEKIKADPEAEEIKYIELKLWEKIQKKAKEGRRTGVGITAEGDMLASLGLRYGTEDATDFSEEIHKTLAVEAYRSSVNIAKERGSFSIYDSEREKNNPMIQRIREQDEALYTDMVKYGRRNIALLTIAPTGTTSLMTQTTSGIEPVFMPVYKRRRKVNPNDKEVRVDFVDEVGDSWEEYIVFHHKFVTWMKANGYDTTKQYEQEELDELVAKSPYYKATSNDVDWMRKVHMQGRIQKWVDHSISVTINLPADAEEELVGKLYFEAWKSGCKGVTVYRDGSRSGVLISNKKEDKKKAKFSSFPTNRPDELEADVVRFQNNKDKWVAFIGLVGDLPYEIFTGLQDDEDGILLPRSVTKGKIIKSRDDAGNSRYDFQYTNKRGYKTTIEGLSYKFNPVFWNYAKLISGILRHGMSIHKVVDTVTSLQLDNDTINSWKAGVARALKKYIPNGTVAEGTVCGECGSNNVIYQEGCLTCPDCGSSKCG; encoded by the coding sequence ATGGCTTTCAAAAATGTGGCAGTTGAGCCCAAAACGGGCAAGAAAATTTTTTCCCAAGAGGAAGCATACCAGGCAACATTAAATTATTTCAACGGAGATGATTTAGCAGCCCGGGTATGGATTAACAAATATGCGTTGAAAGATTCTTTCGGTAATATCTATGAAAAGAATCCAGACGAAATGCATATGCGCCTGGCAAAAGAAATTGCCAGAATCGAAAAGAAGTATGAAAACCCAATGTCTGAAAAACAGGTTTACGAGCTTCTGAAAGATTTTAAACATATCGTTCCCCAAGGTGGTCCAATGACGGGAATCGGTAACGACTATCAGATTGCTTCTCTTTCCAACTGCTTTGTTGTTGGAAACGAGGGCGACTCAGACTCTTATGGTGGCATCCTGAAAATCGATCAGGAACAAGTACAGCTGATGAAACGACGTGGCGGCGTTGGACACGATTTATCACACATCCGGCCAAAAGGTTCACCGGTCAAAAACTCTGCCTTAACTTCTACCGGTATCGTTCCGTTTATGGAGCGCTATTCAAACTCAACACGAGAAGTCGCTCAGGATGGTCGTCGTGGAGCGTTGATGCTTTCCGTTTCTGTTAAACATCCCGACTCTGAAAGTTTTATTGATGCCAAGTTGGAACAAGGGAAAGTTACCGGCGCAAATGTATCGGTAAAAATTCACGACGACTTTATGCAGTCGATCGAAAGTGGAGAACTTTACAGCCAGCAATACCCAATCGAATCTGAAAATCCGGTGTTTGTAAAGGAAACCAATGCGAACCAAATCTGGAAAAAGATTGTACACAACGCCTGGAAATCTGCCGAGCCGGGTATTCTTTTCTGGGATACCATTACGCGCGAATCAGTTCCTGATTGCTATGCAGATTTAGGCTACAAAACGGTTTCAACAAATCCATGTGGCGAAATTCCTCTTTGCCCATATGACAGCTGTCGTTTATTGGCAATCAATCTTTATTCGTATGTAGAAAACCCATTTACTTCAGAGGCGAAATTCAACTTCGAAAAGTTTAAAGAACATGTTGGCTATGCTCAGCGAATGATGGACGACATTATTGATCTGGAGTTGGAGAAAATTGATGGTATTATTGAAAAAATCAAAGCTGATCCTGAAGCTGAAGAAATCAAATACATTGAGCTCAAACTTTGGGAGAAAATTCAGAAAAAAGCCAAAGAAGGACGTCGTACCGGAGTTGGAATTACGGCAGAAGGCGACATGCTTGCCTCTTTAGGATTGCGTTACGGAACTGAAGATGCCACTGATTTTAGTGAAGAAATTCACAAAACACTGGCTGTTGAAGCTTATCGCTCATCGGTTAATATTGCCAAGGAACGAGGTTCATTTTCAATTTACGACAGTGAGCGTGAAAAGAACAATCCCATGATTCAGCGTATTCGTGAGCAAGACGAAGCACTTTACACGGACATGGTAAAATATGGCCGACGCAACATTGCCCTGCTAACAATTGCTCCAACAGGAACAACCAGCTTGATGACGCAAACAACTTCTGGAATTGAGCCGGTTTTTATGCCTGTATACAAACGTCGTCGTAAAGTAAATCCTAATGATAAAGAAGTACGTGTAGACTTTGTTGATGAAGTAGGTGACAGCTGGGAGGAGTACATTGTTTTTCATCACAAATTTGTGACATGGATGAAAGCCAATGGCTACGATACAACCAAGCAATATGAACAAGAAGAGCTGGACGAACTGGTCGCTAAATCGCCTTATTACAAAGCCACGTCAAACGATGTTGATTGGATGCGTAAAGTGCACATGCAAGGTCGTATTCAAAAATGGGTTGATCATTCGATTAGTGTAACGATCAATTTACCAGCTGATGCTGAGGAAGAGTTAGTTGGAAAACTCTACTTCGAAGCATGGAAAAGTGGATGTAAAGGAGTTACCGTTTATCGCGACGGATCTCGTTCAGGAGTTCTGATTTCAAATAAAAAAGAAGATAAGAAAAAGGCAAAATTCTCCTCTTTCCCAACCAATCGGCCTGATGAACTTGAAGCGGATGTAGTACGCTTTCAAAACAATAAAGACAAGTGGGTTGCATTTATTGGTTTGGTAGGTGATCTTCCTTACGAAATTTTCACCGGATTACAGGACGATGAAGATGGAATTCTATTGCCTCGCTCGGTAACTAAAGGTAAAATCATTAAAAGCCGCGATGATGCAGGAAACTCGCGTTACGATTTCCAATACACCAACAAACGTGGCTATAAAACCACTATCGAAGGATTGTCGTACAAATTCAATCCGGTGTTCTGGAACTACGCAAAATTGATTTCCGGAATTCTGCGTCATGGCATGTCAATTCATAAAGTTGTAGATACGGTAACCAGCCTGCAACTCGATAATGACACTATTAACAGCTGGAAAGCCGGTGTTGCCCGCGCGCTAAAAAAATACATTCCGAACGGAACGGTTGCTGAAGGTACTGTTTGTGGTGAGTGTGGATCAAATAATGTTATTTATCAGGAAGGTTGCTTGACCTGCCCTGACTGCGGTTCTTCCAAATGTGGATAA
- a CDS encoding CCE_0567 family metalloprotein, with translation MTMSPEEIAELEKLVNKLKFRASQKASDLHDLIEDRLLTDFEEIPAYAEATYAACHEWSEKHKELLKVKSA, from the coding sequence ATGACTATGAGTCCCGAGGAAATTGCCGAACTGGAAAAGCTGGTCAATAAACTCAAGTTTCGGGCCAGCCAAAAAGCCAGCGATCTTCACGACTTAATTGAAGACCGTTTGTTAACTGATTTTGAAGAGATCCCGGCGTATGCCGAAGCAACCTATGCTGCTTGTCATGAATGGAGTGAAAAGCATAAAGAGTTGCTAAAAGTGAAAAGTGCATAA